One window of Leucoraja erinacea ecotype New England chromosome 14, Leri_hhj_1, whole genome shotgun sequence genomic DNA carries:
- the pigx gene encoding phosphatidylinositol-glycan biosynthesis class X protein, producing MDVRGAAALLYDLWLLLLLLVACGCMGVAQGGNHLTSESWLQSVSLNRSIVKNGFHRELVIDVRLGDGAHPDCCIMIEEQLPRGLYVDPYEVASLHEHGAKIFVQKGIDIEAPEYLSTAHMVIIYLNPNTSNPGHFTGKVPVHVRYHRPTDVEETNTLVILTNPRLMIHCQRDDLVQASWNPSVSELPCSLKSPSTLRWVNVTYQNVGEILTLQVPVGQKKHALIVTAATLLATILCCTLLLKVVWKHGQFES from the exons ATGGATGTGCGTGGGGCGGCGGCgttgctctatgatctttggttgctgctgctgctgctggtcgcATGTGGTTGCATGGGTGTTGCTCAGG GTGGAAATCACTTGACCTCTGAATCCTGGCTACAATCAGTGAGTCTGAACAGAAGTATTGTCAAGAATGGATTTCACCG AGAGCTTGTGATAGACGTTCGGCTTGGTGATGGTGCCCACCCTGACTGCTGCATTATGATCGAGGAGCAATTACCCCGAGGGCTTTATGTAGATCCATATGAGGTTGCGTCACTACATGAACATGGTGCAAAG ATATTTGTTCAGAAGGGGATCGACATTGAAGCTCCAGAATATTTATCAACTGCACACATGGTTATCATCTACCTCAATCCCAACACCAGCAACCCTGGGCATTTTACTGGCAAAGTCCCAGTGCATGTACGATACCATCGTCCAACTGATGTGGAGGAAACAAATACATTGGTGATCCTCACAAATCCACGCTTGATGATTCACTGCCAGAGAG ATGATCTGGTGCAGGCAAGTTGGAACCCCAGTGTGTCGGAGCTTCCATGCTCATTGAAAAGCCCCAGTACCTTACGATGGGTGAATGTTACCTATCAGAAT GTTGGAGAAATCTTAACACTGCAGgttcctgttgggcagaagaagCATGCATTGATTGTTACTGCTGCAACATTACTGGCTACCATTTTGTGCTGCACTCTACTTTTGAAAGTTGTATGGAAACATGGCCAGTTTGAATCCTAA